In the genome of Streptomyces sp. V2I9, one region contains:
- a CDS encoding P1 family peptidase, with amino-acid sequence MVDALTDVAGLRVGHAEVSGAGALSGTTVVLAPEGGAVAAVDVRGGGPGTRETDALDPRNLVQRIDAVVLTGGSAYGLDAASGVVAWLEEQGRGVRVGADPAQVVPVVPAAALFDLGRGGDWRARPDASTGRAAVEAAAATGPGAPVAEGGVGAGTGAVAGQLKGGIGTASVRLASGVTVAALVAVNAAGAVVDPRTGVLFGEYGAEEPPAHPPAGVHAAAVRRLAREREETEAAGGGVPPFNTTIAVVATDADLTRAQAQKLAGTAHDGLARAVRPVHLLTDGDTVFTLATGQKPVPTGDPGAVNEILAAGADVLARAIVKAVRAARSTRSPGGRTLSYTELYG; translated from the coding sequence CCGGCCTCCGGGTCGGGCACGCCGAGGTCTCCGGGGCGGGTGCGTTGAGCGGCACGACTGTCGTCCTGGCACCCGAGGGCGGGGCCGTGGCCGCTGTGGACGTACGGGGCGGTGGGCCGGGCACGCGGGAGACGGACGCGCTGGACCCCCGCAACCTGGTGCAGCGGATCGACGCCGTCGTGCTCACGGGTGGCAGCGCGTACGGACTCGACGCAGCTTCCGGCGTGGTGGCCTGGCTGGAGGAGCAGGGCCGGGGAGTCCGGGTGGGGGCCGACCCGGCCCAGGTGGTGCCGGTCGTTCCCGCCGCCGCCCTCTTCGACCTCGGCCGGGGCGGTGACTGGCGGGCCCGTCCCGACGCCTCGACCGGCCGCGCCGCGGTGGAGGCGGCGGCCGCCACGGGTCCCGGTGCGCCCGTGGCCGAGGGCGGTGTGGGCGCGGGTACCGGCGCGGTGGCCGGCCAGCTCAAGGGCGGCATCGGCACGGCGAGCGTCCGCCTCGCCTCCGGGGTCACGGTGGCCGCCCTCGTCGCGGTGAACGCGGCGGGCGCCGTGGTGGACCCCCGGACCGGGGTGCTGTTCGGGGAGTACGGGGCGGAAGAGCCTCCGGCGCATCCCCCGGCCGGGGTCCACGCGGCGGCGGTACGACGTCTCGCGCGGGAGCGGGAGGAGACGGAGGCGGCCGGGGGTGGGGTGCCGCCGTTCAACACGACGATCGCGGTCGTCGCCACGGACGCCGACCTGACCCGCGCGCAGGCCCAGAAACTGGCGGGCACCGCGCACGACGGACTGGCGCGCGCGGTGCGCCCGGTCCATCTGCTGACCGACGGGGACACCGTGTTCACGCTGGCCACCGGGCAGAAGCCGGTGCCGACGGGGGATCCGGGTGCGGTCAACGAGATCCTGGCGGCGGGCGCCGATGTCCTGGCGCGCGCCATCGTGAAGGCCGTGCGCGCGGCCCGGAGCACGCGGAGTCCGGGCGGCAGGACCCTCTCGTACACGGAGCTGTACGGCTAG
- a CDS encoding DUF6227 family protein, with product MSDPYETTEHHLDRLLRRALNSFDLPDNTVDRLGTALAHSSSLHSSHHSAELHRETYRHTYLLADGSALTLWELVYSEGRDVRNPPRHEVFDEEGDARIAASRLAGGFSDSPFFGDEGGQEAPGDLEMLTVLMSAPPTALPRTYSPDNSADHARRVLRRAENADRPGEQKARLLRAAFAHHITQIFGRQCDVDGRSAGFTLYEHAFLLLDGSETSLWEVEHTATPDGRHMCEVYEDEQTARAAMESRARIC from the coding sequence TTGAGCGATCCGTACGAGACAACCGAGCACCACCTCGACCGACTCCTGCGACGCGCCCTCAACTCCTTCGACCTGCCCGACAACACGGTCGACCGCCTCGGTACCGCGCTCGCCCACAGCAGTTCGCTGCACTCGTCGCACCACAGCGCGGAGCTGCACCGCGAGACCTACCGGCACACATATCTCCTCGCCGACGGCTCCGCCCTGACGCTGTGGGAGCTGGTGTACAGCGAGGGCCGCGACGTGCGGAACCCTCCTCGGCACGAGGTGTTCGACGAGGAGGGCGACGCCCGTATCGCAGCGTCCCGGCTGGCCGGAGGCTTTTCCGACTCCCCGTTCTTCGGTGACGAGGGCGGGCAGGAGGCGCCGGGAGACCTGGAGATGCTGACGGTGCTGATGTCCGCACCTCCGACCGCGCTCCCCCGCACGTACTCACCGGACAACTCGGCGGACCACGCCCGCCGGGTGCTGCGCCGCGCGGAGAACGCCGACCGGCCGGGCGAACAGAAGGCGCGGCTGCTCCGGGCCGCCTTCGCCCACCACATCACCCAGATCTTCGGGCGCCAGTGCGATGTCGATGGCCGGTCGGCCGGATTCACGCTCTACGAGCACGCGTTCCTGCTGCTGGACGGCAGTGAGACGAGCCTCTGGGAGGTCGAGCACACGGCGACGCCCGACGGCCGTCACATGTGCGAGGTGTACGAGGACGAGCAGACCGCCCGCGCGGCGATGGAGAGCCGCGCACGGATCTGCTGA
- a CDS encoding MFS transporter, with translation MPSSAPSPLAAPQLDPSASAPPTGPVTTTRPAAPVTGVAPAAGTDRRRWFALAIVMTAAFMDLVDVTIVNIAIPSIQQETKASVSAIQWITAGYALAFAAGLITGGRLGDIYGRKRLFLIGIGGFTLASALCGFATGPEMLVAARILQGATAALMVPQVLSIVHATFPAHERGKVFGLFGAIVGLGAVSGPLLGALLTQGDFFGLGWRPIFLINLPVGIAGLILGAKFIGESKAPAAVRLDLPGVALITLAMLMLIYPLTRGHELGWPLWGHLSMVGSLLVFGALVRYQRHKAMTDGSPLIELSLFRIKSFAAGIAVQLTFGVGLGIFFLVWTLYMQTGLGWSVLRAGTTGVPFSVAVSVAAGISVQKLVPRFGRKVLQAGALLMIAGLLIYLWESERYGMGITSLQMAVPLVVMGVGMGLIVAPLTDAVLSDVPKEHAGSASGLINTVQQMGTALGLGLVSVVFFGAIGDRLAPAEVGPAFVDAFQQTLWWVAGVLAVIFLVMFALPARSRAHADGEAAADAA, from the coding sequence ATGCCTTCTTCCGCACCCTCGCCGCTCGCGGCACCACAGCTCGATCCGTCCGCCTCGGCCCCGCCGACCGGACCGGTCACCACGACCAGGCCGGCCGCCCCGGTCACCGGGGTCGCCCCGGCCGCCGGGACCGACCGGCGGCGCTGGTTCGCGCTCGCCATCGTGATGACCGCGGCCTTCATGGACCTGGTCGACGTCACGATCGTCAACATCGCGATCCCCAGCATCCAGCAGGAGACCAAGGCGTCGGTCTCCGCGATCCAGTGGATCACCGCCGGTTACGCCCTCGCGTTCGCGGCCGGGCTGATCACGGGCGGCCGGCTCGGCGACATCTACGGGCGCAAGCGCCTTTTCCTCATCGGCATCGGCGGTTTCACGCTGGCCTCGGCGCTCTGCGGATTCGCGACCGGCCCCGAGATGCTGGTCGCGGCCCGCATCCTCCAGGGGGCGACGGCCGCGCTGATGGTGCCGCAGGTCCTGTCGATCGTGCACGCCACCTTCCCCGCGCACGAACGCGGCAAGGTCTTCGGACTCTTCGGCGCGATCGTCGGGCTCGGCGCGGTCTCCGGTCCGCTGCTCGGCGCGCTGCTCACGCAGGGGGACTTCTTCGGGCTCGGCTGGCGGCCGATCTTCCTGATCAACCTGCCCGTCGGCATCGCGGGACTGATCCTCGGCGCGAAGTTCATCGGCGAGTCGAAGGCGCCCGCGGCGGTCCGGCTCGACCTGCCGGGCGTCGCCCTGATCACCCTGGCCATGCTGATGCTCATCTACCCGCTCACGCGGGGGCACGAGCTGGGCTGGCCGCTCTGGGGCCACCTCTCCATGGTGGGGAGCCTGCTCGTCTTCGGCGCGCTGGTCCGGTACCAGCGGCACAAGGCGATGACCGACGGCTCGCCGCTGATCGAACTCTCCTTGTTCCGGATCAAGAGCTTCGCCGCCGGCATCGCCGTGCAGCTGACCTTCGGCGTCGGCCTCGGCATCTTCTTCCTGGTCTGGACCCTGTACATGCAGACGGGGCTCGGCTGGAGCGTGCTGCGCGCCGGTACGACGGGCGTCCCGTTCTCCGTGGCCGTCTCGGTGGCCGCCGGGATCTCCGTACAGAAGCTGGTACCCCGTTTCGGCCGCAAGGTCCTCCAGGCCGGCGCGCTCCTCATGATCGCCGGTCTGCTGATCTACCTGTGGGAGAGCGAGCGGTACGGCATGGGCATCACATCCCTTCAGATGGCTGTTCCGCTGGTGGTCATGGGCGTGGGGATGGGGCTGATCGTGGCCCCGCTGACCGACGCGGTGCTTTCCGACGTGCCCAAGGAGCACGCCGGTTCGGCATCCGGCCTGATCAACACCGTGCAGCAGATGGGCACGGCGCTCGGCCTCGGCCTGGTGTCCGTCGTCTTCTTCGGGGCGATCGGGGACCGGCTGGCGCCCGCCGAGGTCGGTCCCGCGTTCGTGGACGCGTTCCAGCAGACGCTGTGGTGGGTGGCCGGAGTGCTCGCGGTGATCTTCCTGGTGATGTTCGCGCTCCCGGCCCGGTCGCGCGCCCACGCGGACGGCGAGGCCGCGGCGGACGCGGCGTGA